In the genome of Paenibacillus pabuli, one region contains:
- a CDS encoding C40 family peptidase, producing the protein MKKLIISIFGAAVLFTSGAASTEASSINTVVNNMTGIPYKWGGTTLAGFDCSGFMRYIFNKYSIELPRTSQQQAKAGTPVSKANLRTGDLVFFNTMGNGISHTGVYIGGGQFAHASSSKGVSITQLSNPYFNDRYVTARRVTGQFMYNKMLGKI; encoded by the coding sequence TTGAAAAAGCTTATCATCTCCATTTTTGGAGCAGCAGTTCTATTTACATCTGGTGCAGCAAGCACAGAGGCAAGCAGTATTAACACCGTCGTTAACAACATGACAGGCATACCTTACAAATGGGGTGGCACTACACTGGCCGGGTTTGATTGCTCTGGATTCATGAGATATATTTTCAACAAATACAGCATTGAATTGCCACGCACTTCGCAACAGCAAGCCAAGGCAGGAACGCCGGTATCCAAAGCCAATCTGCGTACGGGTGACCTGGTATTCTTTAATACGATGGGCAATGGTATTTCACATACAGGTGTATATATCGGGGGCGGACAGTTCGCTCATGCTTCAAGCAGCAAAGGTGTAAGCATCACCCAATTATCCAATCCTTATTTCAACGATCGTTACGTAACAGCACGCCGGGTAACAGGACAGTTTATGTATAACAAAATGCTGGGAAAAATATAA